The genomic region GCAACGTGCGGCCCTGGGGCTTCTGGGGCCCGATCAACGCCCTGGTGGTAGCCGAAGACCTCGCGTTCCAGCCCAACCGCAATTTCCGGCTGAACATGTTCAACGTGGTGCTGGGCATTATCGCGCAGCTCTGCCTCACCATCCTGCCCATGTACCTGCTGCTTTCCCAGAAGGTGCCGATGCTCGTGGCGCTGGCCATCCTGGCCGTGGTAGTGGTGATTTTGAAAAAGACCTGGTGGAACCGCCTGTCGGACTACTAAGTGACGGGTTTCGACGGGTTAATTTTCTACCAGACAACGCTAAGAATTCATTACACCGGCGGGGCGGGCACCAGGTATCTTTGATTATGGCGTTTGCCCCGGCAGCACAAGGGTAAGGGGAAATTACTGCTGCCTGCCGCAAACGTTTTTCAGCCCGTTTTGCAGCTCCCCCCGCGCGGGGAGCTGCAAAATAGTATCAGCCGGTTGCTACTCTGCCCGCTTTTCTGAACTCCCATCCCATGCCTGCTTTTTCTACATTTTTTTCTACTGTCCGCCCAGCCCGGCAGTGGCTGGCGGCGCTGTTGCTGCTGGCCGCCGGGAGTGCCGCGGCCCAAACGCCGCTCAAGTCGCTCAACTACCTGTACAGCATATCCGGCAAGAAAACCATCGGCGGCATCCATAACAAGGAGCCGCTGAATGAGCCCACGTTCTACACCGACAAGTTGCAGTTTGCCACCGGCAAATATGCCGGCCTCTGGGGTGGGGACTTCCTGTTCCAGGAGTACAACAACCGGTGGCAGATGATTCTGGAAGCGGAAAAGCAGTGGCAGCAGGGGGCTTTGGTTACCTTGACCTGGCACGCCTGCAACCCCGCCCAGAACGTGTCGCCCTGCCAGTTTTCGGGCGGCGTGACCAGCACCATGTCCGATGCCGACTGGACGGCCCTGGTCACCGAAGGCACCGTGCTGAACACCCGCTGGAAAACCTGGCTTGATGAGCTGGTGCCCTACTTTCAGTACCTGAAAAGCAGAGGCGTGGAAGTGGCTTTCCGCCCCCTGCACGAAACCAACCAAAGCGCCTTCTGGTGGGGCGGCCGGCCCGGGGCCAACGGCTCCCGCAAGCTCTACCAGATAACCCACGACTACCTGCGCAACACGAAGGGCCTGTCGAACATCGTGTGGGTGTGGAACATCCAGGACTTCCCGACCCTGCCCGCCGACGTAACCGACTACAGCCCCGGCGCCGACTACTTCGACGTGGCTTCGCTGGACTTCTACAACGGGGACGGGCTGACCGCGGCCAAGTACGAGGCCATGCTGGCCGTGGCGGCCGGCAAGCCCATTGCCATCGGCGAGCTGGGCCAGCTGCCCACGGCCGCCCAGCTGCTGGCCCAGCCTAAGTGGACCTATTTCATGGGCTGGTCGGAGCTGGTGTTCTCCCAGAATTCCCCCGCCCAGCTCCAGGCCCTGTACTCCGCCGCTAACGTGCTGACGCGGGAAGAAATGCCCGGCTGGAATGCTGCTACCCCCAACGCGGGCAATCTGGCCTACCAGCGCCCGGTCACGGTGTCCTCCACCGAGGCCCCGAATGAGGCCCGCTTTGCCGTGGATGGCGACCCGACCACCCGCTGGAGCTCCTTCTACGCCGACCCGCAGGAGCTGGTCGTGGACCTCGGGGCCACTTACCTGCTCAGTTACCTCACCATCCTGTGGGAAACGGCCCTGGGCAAGGACTTCGAGCTGCTGGCTTCCACCGACCAAACCACCTGGACCTCGCTGCGCAAAGTAGCCGGCAATACCAGCCTGTTCAACGAGTACACGGACCTGAACGCCTCGGCCCGCTACCTGAAGCTGCGCGGCACGGCGCGGGGCACGGCCTACGGCTTCTCCATCCGGGAGCTGGCCGTGTACGGCAGCGTGGCCACCGCCGCGGCCGAAGCCACCGACCCCGCCCTGCGCGTGCAGGCCTACCCCAACCCGGCCACCGACCAGCTCACGGTAGCGCTGGGCGCCGCCTGGCCGGCCGCTACCCAGCTCACCCTGCTCACCAGCACGGGCCAGACAGTGGCCACCTTCGCCGGCTCCGGCAGCACCCGCCGGTTGCCGCTGGCCAGCCTGCGCGCCGGCCTGTATTTGCTGCGCGTGCAGAGCGCCCAGCGGGTGCATACTCTCAAGATTACCAAGCAATAAGACTCGCTTCACCCAGTCGTTTTCTGATGGAAAACTTATTTCAACAACGCCTCCACGCGCTGGAAAACCACCAGTCGTCGCTGCTTTCCCGCCCCAACAAGCCACAGCCCCTGGGCAACGGCATCTTTACCCGCTACCAGCACCCGGTGCTCACGGCCGCCCACGTACCGCTGAGCTGGCGCTACGACTTCAACCCCCGCACCAACCCCTACCTGATGGAGCGGCTGGGCGTTAATGCCGCCTTCAACGCCGGCGCCATCAAGCACGAAGGCAAATACTTGCTGGTGGCCCGGGTGGAAGGGCTGGACCGCAAATCCTTTTTTGCGGTGGCCGAAAGCCCCAACGGCCTTGACAACTTCGTGTTCCGGGAGCGGCCCATCACCATGCCCAAAACCGCGGAGCCCGACACCAACGTGTACGACATGCGCGTGGTGCAGCACGAGGACGGCTGGATCTACGGCCTGTTCTGCACCGAGCGCAAAGACCCCGCCGCCCGTCCCGGCGACGAATCGGCGGCCGTGGCCCAGTGCGGCATTGCCCGCACCCGCGACCTGGTTTCCTGGGAGCGGCTGCCGGACCTGCGCACGCCCTCGCCTCAGCAGCGCAATGTGGTGCTGCACCCCGAGTTTGTGCAAGGCAAGTACGCCCTCTACACCCGGCCCCAGGACAGCTTTATTGAGGCGGGCGCCGGCGGCGGCATCGGCTTCGGGCTGACCGATTCAATGGAAAACGCGGTGGTCGACCAGGAGTGGATTGTGGACGGCAAGCAGTACCACACAGTGTACGAGGCGAAAAACGGCCAGGGCCCCGCACCCATCAAGACAGCCCAGGGCTGGCTGCACCTGGCTCACGGCGTGCGCAACACGGCGGCCGGCCTGCGTTACGTGCTGTACGTGTTTTTGACCGACCTGCAGGAGCCGGCCAAGGTGCTGCACAAGCCGGGCGGCTACTTCATTGCCCCGGAAGGCGAGGAACGGGTAGGCGACGTGTCCAACGTGGTGTTCAGCAACGGCTGGATTCTGGACGAGGACGGCACCGTGTTCATTTACTACGCCTCCTCCGACACCCGCACCCACGTAGCCACCACCACCGTGGAGCAGCTCGTGGACTACGCCCTGCACACGCCCGCCGATGAGTTTAGCTCCGCCGCCTCGGTCCGCCAGATCAACAACCTCATCGACCAGAACCAGGCGTACCTGAACCGCGCTCCGCGTACAGCCACCCCGCATTATAACGGCGTAACGGTATGAGCCCGCACACCCTCCAGGTACGCTTGCAGCAGCTGGCTGCCTACCAGCAGGAAGCCGAAGCTGAGCTGGCGCGCCTCACGGATTTCTGGCTGACCAAGGCGGTAAACCCCGCCGGGAACTTCATTGGCCGCATGCACAGCAATGGTGAAGTAGATGCCACAGCTGGTCGGGGGGTATTCTGCAGGCCCGCATCCTGTGGTCGTTTTCGGCCGTGTACCGGCATACCGGGCAGGAACAGCACCGCGCCGCGGCCGCCCGGGCCCTAGATTACCTGTTGGCCCATTTCCTCGACCACGAGTACGGCGGCATCTACTGGTTGCTCGATGCCCAGGGCCAGCCCCTGGACACGCGCAAGCAGATCTACGCCCTGGCCTTTGCCATCTACGGGCTCAGCGAATACCACCGCGCCACGCAGTGCCCGCTGGCCCTGCAGGTAAGCCAGGAGCTGTTTCGCTGGATTGAGCAGCACAGCTTCGACCCCGGGCACGGCGGCTACTTCGAGGCCTTTGGCCGCCGGGGCGAGCCGCTGGCCGATATGCGCCTAAGTGAGAAGGACCTGCAAGCGCCCAAAACCATGAATACCCACCTACATGTGCTGGAAGCCTACGCCAACCTGTACCGCGTTTGGCCGGACGCCGGGCTGGGCGCGCAGCTGCGCGGCCTGCTTTCCACGTTTCTGCGCCACATCGTAGACATGGAAACCGGGCACCTGCGCCTGTTTTTCACCGCCGACTGGCACCCCGTAGCCGAGCTGGAATCCTACGGGCACGACATTGAGGCCGCCTGGCTGCTGCGCGAGGCCGCCGAGGTGCTGGGCGATGAGGACCTATTGACGCCGATAAACGCGGCGGGCCGGCTCCTGACCCAGGCCACGGCGGCGGCCCTGCTGCCCGACGGCAGCCTGCCCCACGAGCTGAACCGGCGCACCGGCCACCTAGATCTGCACCGCGAGTGGTGGGTGAGTGCCGAGGCGATGGTGGGATTTCTAAATGCCTATGAACTGAGCCAGGACGAGCTGATGCTGCGCCACTCGCGCCGGGCCTGGCTTTTTGCCCAGCAGCACCTGCTGGACTATGCCCAGGGGGAGTGGCACTGGGGCGTAGAGGCCGACTATCAGCCTATGACGCACCAGGACAAGGTCGGCTTCTGGAAGTGCCCTTACCACAATATGCGGGCCTGTCTGGAAGTCATTGAGCGCTGCAAAAAGGAAGCGGCCCGGCTGCACCTGCTAAAGGAATCAGTGCCCGCTTAGTGCAATCGTGTGCGGACTACCAGGAATCGATTGAGTGAATTTAAAATCGTCTTAGCTCGCTACTATAAGAGAAAAGTGGTTTATGAACGGCAATTATTTTATTGTGATAATTAATTGATAAAAAGTATTATTTACTTGGTTAACAGGCTGATAAATTTGAGTATTATTTATAACCAAGGATTAGATAAGCCAATAAATAAAGTATCAGCTTTTGCCGCAGTTAATACTATACCCTAGATGATGATATTTTTTCTGCCTGAAGTAAATCCCACTTCTTTTTAAAAACACCTGATCCTACGCATATGCGACAACACTACCCTTTCCCACACCGCAGCCCGCAACCGCGGCTGCAATGGATTTCTTGGCCAGCCGGCGCCGGGCTTGGGTGCCGCGCCTTGGCCGGCAAGCTGCTCTTGCTGCTGGTGCTGGCGTGTACCGCGACTGTTGGTACGGCCTACGCCCAGACTGGCTCGGTGAGCGGCCGCGTGCTGGACGAGAAGCAGGCGGGGATACCGGGTGCCACGGTCCTTGTGGAGGGCACCTCGCTCGGTAGCTCTACCAATGCCGATGGTACCTACACGGTGCAGAATGTGCCCGCCGGGAGCCACAACCTGGTGATTTCCTTTGTGGGGTTCAACACCCTGAAAATGGCCATAACGGTAGTAGCCGGCCAGAACCTGGCCGTGGCCGATGCGGCGCTGCTGGAAAACGCCAATCTGCTGAATGAGGCTGTGGTCATTGGCTACGGCACTGTAGCCAAGAGCGACGTAACCGGCTCGGTAGCTTCCCTGAAAGGCAGCGACCTGAACAAAACCCCGGCCTCGTCCGTGGACCAGCTGCTGCAGGGCAAGATTGCGGGCGTGCAGGTGGTGGTGCCGTCCGGGGAGCCCGGCGCAGGCGCTACGGTACGCATCCGCGGGGCCAGCTCCATCAACGGCTCCAATAGCCCGCTGCTGGTGGTGGACGGCTACCCATGGGGTGAGGCCGGCAACCTCAAGCAAATCAACCCCGATGACATCGAAAGCATTGAGGTGCTGAAAGATGCCTCGGCGGCGGCCATCTACGGCTCCCGCGGCGCCAACGGCGTGATTCTGGTGACCACCAGAAAAGGCAAGGCCGGCAAAACCCGCATCAACCTTAGCACCCTGAACACCATTTCCACCTTGCCCAGCAAGCTGGACGTGTGGTCGGACCCGGTGGACGTGGCCGTTATCGACAACGAAGCGCGGCAGAACGCGGGCCTCACGCCCCTGTTCACCGGCCAGGACTACCTGGGCACCTACTACCCCTCGGTGGCCGAGCTGCGCGGCGAGGACCCCAACAAGCCCAAGTGGCCGACCCGCACCTACTGGCCCGATGAGGTGTACCGCAACCCCTTCTCCCAGAGCTACACGCTCACGGGCAGCGGCGGCAACGAGCAAACCAAGTTCTCGGTGTCCGGCAACTACTACCGGGAAGAAGGCCTGGCCATCAAGAACTACTACGACCGGTACAACGGCCGCCTGAACCTGGAGCAGAAGCTGCTCGACAATGTGACGACCGGCGTGAACCTGATTCTGACCCACACCCAGCGCAACGGCGGGGGCTTGTCGGCTGACCGCTCCCCGGTATTCCCGATTTACAACGCCGACGGTACCTACTTTAAGATTGGCCCGCGGGATTTTGGCAACCCCATTGCCTACGCCAATGAGGTACTGAATAAAAGCAAAACCATTGATGTGCTCGGCACGCTGTTCGTGAGCTGGGATATTGCCAGCTGGCTGAATTTCCGCACCCAGGTAAGTGATAAATACGGCAACTCGGTGGGCGACGTGTACGAGCCCCGGGATATTACCGGCACCGGCTATTTATTTAATGGTTACGGCGTAATTGATAACTACAATGGCAATGAATTATTGAATGAGAATTATTTCACGTTCAATAAAAATATTGGCACCGTGCACAATTTAAATATTGTAGCCGGCTACACTACGCAAAACTTCACGGTGCGCACGTCCCGGCTTGAGGGCCGCGGGTTTATCAACGATGCCCTACGCAACGAGAGCCTGAACACGGCCAAAACCCAGTTTGCCACCAATGGCCAGACCAAATCCCTGCTGAACTCCTTTATCGGGCGGGTGAACTACTCCCTGCTCGACCGGTACCTGCTGACCTTCACCGGCCGGGCTGACGGCTCGTCCAAGTTCGGAGCCAACAACAAGTGGGCGTTTTTCCCGTCGGCGGCCCTGGGCTGGAAGCTGCACGAAGAAGGCTTCCTGCGCGACGTGTCCGCCGTGACGGAAGCCAAGCTGCGCCTGAGCTACGGCCTGACCGGCAACCAGGGCATCAGCCCCTACCAGACGCTGGACCGCCTGGGCTCGGGCCGCTACTTCACCGGCGGGGAGTTCCAGACCGGCTTCGGGCCCGGCACCTTCGGCTACGACGGCTACAACAAGATCTGGGAGGGCGTGCCCAACCCCGACCTGCGCTGGGAAACCACGTCTCAGCTGAACGCCGGCCTCGA from Hymenobacter sp. J193 harbors:
- a CDS encoding glycosyl hydrolase: MPAFSTFFSTVRPARQWLAALLLLAAGSAAAQTPLKSLNYLYSISGKKTIGGIHNKEPLNEPTFYTDKLQFATGKYAGLWGGDFLFQEYNNRWQMILEAEKQWQQGALVTLTWHACNPAQNVSPCQFSGGVTSTMSDADWTALVTEGTVLNTRWKTWLDELVPYFQYLKSRGVEVAFRPLHETNQSAFWWGGRPGANGSRKLYQITHDYLRNTKGLSNIVWVWNIQDFPTLPADVTDYSPGADYFDVASLDFYNGDGLTAAKYEAMLAVAAGKPIAIGELGQLPTAAQLLAQPKWTYFMGWSELVFSQNSPAQLQALYSAANVLTREEMPGWNAATPNAGNLAYQRPVTVSSTEAPNEARFAVDGDPTTRWSSFYADPQELVVDLGATYLLSYLTILWETALGKDFELLASTDQTTWTSLRKVAGNTSLFNEYTDLNASARYLKLRGTARGTAYGFSIRELAVYGSVATAAAEATDPALRVQAYPNPATDQLTVALGAAWPAATQLTLLTSTGQTVATFAGSGSTRRLPLASLRAGLYLLRVQSAQRVHTLKITKQ
- a CDS encoding glycosidase, which translates into the protein MENLFQQRLHALENHQSSLLSRPNKPQPLGNGIFTRYQHPVLTAAHVPLSWRYDFNPRTNPYLMERLGVNAAFNAGAIKHEGKYLLVARVEGLDRKSFFAVAESPNGLDNFVFRERPITMPKTAEPDTNVYDMRVVQHEDGWIYGLFCTERKDPAARPGDESAAVAQCGIARTRDLVSWERLPDLRTPSPQQRNVVLHPEFVQGKYALYTRPQDSFIEAGAGGGIGFGLTDSMENAVVDQEWIVDGKQYHTVYEAKNGQGPAPIKTAQGWLHLAHGVRNTAAGLRYVLYVFLTDLQEPAKVLHKPGGYFIAPEGEERVGDVSNVVFSNGWILDEDGTVFIYYASSDTRTHVATTTVEQLVDYALHTPADEFSSAASVRQINNLIDQNQAYLNRAPRTATPHYNGVTV
- a CDS encoding AGE family epimerase/isomerase, whose translation is MYRHTGQEQHRAAAARALDYLLAHFLDHEYGGIYWLLDAQGQPLDTRKQIYALAFAIYGLSEYHRATQCPLALQVSQELFRWIEQHSFDPGHGGYFEAFGRRGEPLADMRLSEKDLQAPKTMNTHLHVLEAYANLYRVWPDAGLGAQLRGLLSTFLRHIVDMETGHLRLFFTADWHPVAELESYGHDIEAAWLLREAAEVLGDEDLLTPINAAGRLLTQATAAALLPDGSLPHELNRRTGHLDLHREWWVSAEAMVGFLNAYELSQDELMLRHSRRAWLFAQQHLLDYAQGEWHWGVEADYQPMTHQDKVGFWKCPYHNMRACLEVIERCKKEAARLHLLKESVPA
- a CDS encoding TonB-dependent receptor → MRQHYPFPHRSPQPRLQWISWPAGAGLGCRALAGKLLLLLVLACTATVGTAYAQTGSVSGRVLDEKQAGIPGATVLVEGTSLGSSTNADGTYTVQNVPAGSHNLVISFVGFNTLKMAITVVAGQNLAVADAALLENANLLNEAVVIGYGTVAKSDVTGSVASLKGSDLNKTPASSVDQLLQGKIAGVQVVVPSGEPGAGATVRIRGASSINGSNSPLLVVDGYPWGEAGNLKQINPDDIESIEVLKDASAAAIYGSRGANGVILVTTRKGKAGKTRINLSTLNTISTLPSKLDVWSDPVDVAVIDNEARQNAGLTPLFTGQDYLGTYYPSVAELRGEDPNKPKWPTRTYWPDEVYRNPFSQSYTLTGSGGNEQTKFSVSGNYYREEGLAIKNYYDRYNGRLNLEQKLLDNVTTGVNLILTHTQRNGGGLSADRSPVFPIYNADGTYFKIGPRDFGNPIAYANEVLNKSKTIDVLGTLFVSWDIASWLNFRTQVSDKYGNSVGDVYEPRDITGTGYLFNGYGVIDNYNGNELLNENYFTFNKNIGTVHNLNIVAGYTTQNFTVRTSRLEGRGFINDALRNESLNTAKTQFATNGQTKSLLNSFIGRVNYSLLDRYLLTFTGRADGSSKFGANNKWAFFPSAALGWKLHEEGFLRDVSAVTEAKLRLSYGLTGNQGISPYQTLDRLGSGRYFTGGEFQTGFGPGTFGYDGYNKIWEGVPNPDLRWETTSQLNAGLDLALFNQRLTLSADYYYKRTSDLLRQTYITPSSGYDRLWINDGEIENKGFELGMSTNILEGPVQWSVGGNFTLNRNKLLSMGEDNFVWNGSSIEMLRAPLNAFIVNEPINVFYGYKTDGIIQTVEEGQAAGLTGDMAKPGEIKYVDLNSDGVVDDKDRTIIGDPNPKFLYSLNTSVSSHGFDLSAQLYGVQGNDVFDFRKFSPSAQLQRWTPDNPTNEYPSVNANRAYYGSDWFVTKGSFLRVQNVTLGYNFKSNFVKGIESLRIYFSGNNLYNFTKYHTGFDPEVPANGQQWGSYPRPRAFSLGVNLGI